Part of the Spiribacter salinus M19-40 genome, GACCGCGGTCTGTCCGCCTTTGCCGAACAAATGCTGCCGGGTGAGCGCGCCCACGATCAGGGGAACCACCACGTACAGGCCCACCGATAGCAACAGCGTCTGCCACGGCACGATCACCTCGGCCACGCCGAGCAGCAGGGCGACCAGTGGGGCGAAGGCGAAGATCATAATCAGGTCATTAATCGCGACCTGGACGAGGGTGTAGGTGGCGTCTCCCTCGGTAAGCTGGCTCCAGACAAACACCATCGCCGTACACGGCGCGGCGCCCAGCAGGATCATCCCGGCGATATAGGCCTTGGCGTCATCGGGGGGCACCAGGCCGGCGAAAAAACCCTCGAAGAACAGCAGAGCCAGCCCCGCCATGGTGAACGGCTTGATCAGCCAGTTGATCACCAGGGTAATGGTCAGGCCCTTGGGCCGGTCGCCCGCATGGCGCAGTGAACTGAAGTCCACATTGATCATCATCGGGTAGACCATCGCCCAAATGAGCACGGCCACGACCAGGTTGACGTTGGCGATCTCCAGACCGCTCAGCCACTCAAAGGCGGAGGGGAAAAACTTACCCAGGGCGATCCCCGCGACGATGGCGAGCGCCACCCAGACACTGAGATAACGCTCGAACCGACCCATGACCTCGCCGGTTGCACGCCGGGCGGTTACATCACACTGTGCACTCATTACTGACACTCACTTCGGTTTTTCGCGATGGCGCGGGTGACGCGCCGCTCGTCGTCGGTGTAGGGCGGTTTGTCGGCTAATGACTGACAGATGGCATCGACGGTGGTGCGCAGCCAGTCGGGTCGATCATGCCGCAGCTGATAGTGGATCCATTGCCCGCTGCGGCGCGTTTCCACGAGACCGCTGTCGCGTAGCGTGGCCAGATGGCGGGACATCTTGGGCTGACTCACTCCCAGGGTCTCGGTAAGCTCGCAGACGCACAGCTCACCACGGCGGTTGAGCAACACCACCGCCCGCAGGCGTGTCTCATCGCCGAGCAGCCGAAACAGCTCCGTGGCGCTCAACGCTTGAGCAGCATCGGTGTGATGCGCTTCCATCACTCTTCCTCAGGCTGGGTTTTGCCGATGGACTCGAGCTTGTCCTGGAGCTTGAGCCGATCCAGCGAGGCGATGGGCAGATTGGTGAACAGCCCAATGCGGCTGCGCAGGGCAATAAACGCATCGCGGAAGGCCCGCTCGCGGACCTCATCCGAGCCCTCAACCGCTGCGGGATCGGGCATACCCCAGTGGGCCGTCATGGGCTGACCCGGCCAGATCGGGCAGGGTTCGGCGGCCGCCTGGTCGCACACGGTAAACACGAAATCCATTTTCGGGGCATCTGGGCCGCTGAAGACATCCCAGTTTTTGCTGTGCAGTCCCTCCGTGGGGAGTCGCATCTGCTCGAGGAGCTTGATCGCCAGCGGATTCACCTGCCCGGCCGGGAAGCTGCCCGCGCTGTAGCCGGTGAACTGGCCCCGGCCCGTGTGGTTGATGAGCGCCTCGGCCAGGATGCTCCGTGCCGAGTTGCCGGTGCAGAGAAACAAAACGTTGTAGTGGGACATACCGCTTCTTCCTGGCTATGGAAGCGTCAGTATATCTGCCAAAACGAATATATGGAATGACAGATGTATGGCAGTCAGGTGGTGCGGACAACCGGCAGTCGCGAGTGTGACTTCACCACCTTAAGTGCCAAGCTCGACTGAATGTTGGCCACACCCTCAATCTTTGCCAGCTGATCCACGATCAGGCGCTCGAGGGCCTGTGCATCAGCGACCAGCACGCGCAGCAGATAATCGGACTGGCCGGTCATGAGGTAGCACTCCATGACCTCGGGCAGGGCGCGCGCGGCCCCCTCAAAGTTCTCAAGCGCGTTGCGAACCTGTCGATCCAGACTGACGTGAATGAACACGTTCACATTCAGCCCGAGCTTCTCGGGGGCGATTTCTGCGGTGTACCGATCAATGATGCCTGAGGCCTCCAGCGCCCGGACGCGGGCCAGGCATGGCGACGGTGTCAGATTGACCCGCTCCGCCAGCTCCACATTGGTCAGTCGTGCGTTGTCTTGCAGCGCCTCAAGAATCCGCAGATCAGTGCGGTCAAGGTGTTGTTTCGACATATAGTGCCTCAATTACCTATTTATCCGGAACAATAGCGTACTTTGGCATCAGTCTGCCGGCTAAAAATATTGCCATCTGCCGTCTGGCCTCCCGTAGTCTTTCAACCATGACTACCGAACACATCCTTTCCGACGCCGATCCCGACGAGACCCACGACTGGCTGGCAGCCCTCAATTCGGCCCTTGCGACCGGGGGCGCCGCGCGGAGCCAGTTCCTCATCCGCCAGCTGGTGGATGCCGCCCGGGCGGCAGGCGTGGAGCTGGATTTGCCGCTGTCGACGCCGTATCGCAACACGATCCGCCCCGAGGACGAGCCGACCTTCCCCGGTGATGTCACACTGGAGGGGCGGCTTTCGGCGATCATCCGCTGGAATGCACTCGCGATGGTGGTCCGAGCCAATCGGGCGGATGCGAGCCTTGGTGGGCATATCGCAAGCTATGCCTCGGCCGCTGATCTCTTTGAAGTGGGCTTTAATCATTTTTTCCGCGCCCAGGTGGATGACGGCCCAGGAGACCTCGTGTTCCTGCAGCCGCACTCCGCACCCGGCGTCTATGCCCGGGCCTACCTCGAGGGCCGGCTGGATGAGTCGCAGATCGCCCACTACCGGCGCGAGGTCGACGGCCAGGGCCTGTCCTCGTATCCGCATCCCTGGCTGATGCCCGACTTCTGGCAGTTCCCAACGGGCTCCATGGGCCTGGGCCCGCTCCAGGCGGTTTATCAGGCGCGCTTCATGCGCTATCTCGAGGCGCGCGGGATGATCGCGCCGAGCAACCGGCGGGTGTGGGGGATTTTCGGCGACGGTGAGATGGACGAGCCGGAGAGCATTGGTGCCCTCGGGCTAGCCGCCCGTGAGGGCCTCGATAACCTCGTGTTCGTCATCAACTGCAATCTTCAGCGTCTGGACGGCCCGGTCCGGGGTAACGGCCAGATCATCCAGGAGCTCGAGGGGCTCTACCGCGGGGCTGGGTGGAACGTTATCAAGGTGCTGTGGGGGTCGGATTGGGATGATCTGTTTGCCCGTGACACCGAGGGGGTGCTCGCGGAATACCTCCAGAAGACCCTCGATGGCGACTTCCAGACCCTTGCGGCGACGGACGGGCAGTTCAATCGGGAGCATTTCTTCTCGCGCGATCCCCGCCTGCAAGCGCTGGTGGCGCACCTGACCGATGAGCAGATCGACCGACTCCGCCGGGGCGGTCACGACATCGTGAAGATCAGTGCGGCCTACCAGCAGGCGATGCAGGCCAATGGCCGGCCCACGGTTATCCTCGCCAAGACGAAAAAGGGCTACGGCATGGGCCATTGGGGCCAGGGCACCATGACCAGTCATCAGCAGAAAAAGCTGGATGAGGAGGCTTTGCTCGCCTTCCGTGACCGCTTCCAGCTGCCGCTGGATGACGAGGCCGTGACCGACCTGTCGTTCTACCGGCCGCCGGCGGACAGCCCGGAGATGCAATACCTGCATCAGCATCGCGAGGCGCTGGGCGGCTACCTGCCCCGACGCCAGCAAACGGCGGACGTCATCCCGGTGCCCGCGCTGGATCGCTATGCCGGTTTCGCGATGGAAGAGACCAGTCGGCCCATTTCCACCACCATGGCCTGGGCCCGGATGCTGAGCGGCCTGCTGCGGGACAAGACCCTCGGCCCGCGCATCGTGCCGATCGTGGCGGATGAGGCGCGCACCTTCGGCATCGCCAATCTCTTCCGTCAGATCGGGATTTACTCGCCCCAGGGGCAGCGCTACCAGCCCCAGGACGCCGACTCCATGCTGGTCTACCGCGAGCATGAGCAGGGTCAGCTCCTCGAAGAGGGGATCTCGGAGGCGGGGGCGCTGGCCTCATGGGTTGCCGCTGGCACCGCCTACAGCACCCATGGCACGGCCATGCTGCCGATGTATATCTACTACTCCATGTTCGGCTTCCAGCGGGTTGGCGATCTGATGTGGGCCGCTGCTGAGCAGCGCAGCCGTGGGTTCTTGCTGGGGGCGACCGCGGGCCGCACCACGCTGAACGGCGAGGGCTTGCAGCATCAGGACGGCAGCAGCCATGTGTTGATGGCCACCATCCCGAACTGCCGCTGCTGGGATCCCGCGTTCGCCTTCGAGCTGGCGGCCATCATGGATCAGGGCATGCGCGAGATGCTCGAGGACCAGCAGGATGTCTTCTACTACATCACGGTCATGAACGAGGCCTATACCCAGCCCGCCTGGCCTGATCATGTCAGCCAGGCCGATATCCTCTCCGGGCTTTACTGCTATCGGCCGACGTCTAACCTGGATCGTGCCCCGGATGTCCGTTTGGTGGGCTCCGGTGCCATCCTGAATGAGGTCATTGCCGCCGCGGATCAGCTCGCCGCCGAGGGCGTTACTGCTGAGGTGTGGAGCGCCACGAGCTACAGCGAGCTGGAGCGAACTGGCGCCGCGCATGTCAGCGCCTGTCTGGACGGCGACGCGCCGGTGATCATGGCCAGTGATTATGTGAAGGCCTGGCCCGCCCGGATCGCGCCCTTTATCCATGCCCCGGTCACGTTGCTCGGCACGGACGACTTTGGCCGCTCTGATCAGCGCGAGGCCCTGCGCCGCTACTTTGGCGTTGATCGGGATACAATCGCGCAGTCCGCCATCGAGGCACTGAAGACCTCGAGCGCCTAGACCCCCAAACGAGGAGAGCCACCCATGAATCTCAATCGACTGCTGCGCGAGCGCCTGGACGCCGGCCGCCCCGTCAGGGCCGGCCTGATCGGGGCGGGCAAGTTCGGCTCCATGTTCCTGAGTCAGGTCCCGACCACGCTCGGCCTCGAGGTCAGCGCCATCGCCGATCTCGATCCAGACCGGGCGCGCGCTGCCTGCCGGGCCGTGCATTGGAGCGAGTCGCAGATCGACGCGGTCGCCTTTGTCGCGGATGGCGCCGAGCTGTGTGCCCGCGATGATGTGGACGTTGTCATCGAGGCGACGGGCCACCCGGCCGCAGGCATTCGTCATGCCCTCGCCGCCATTGAGGCCGGCCGGCATATCGTGATGGTGAATGTGGAAGCCGACGTGCTGGCCGGCCCCCTGCTGGCCGAGCGGGCCCGGGCGCAGGGCGTGGTCTACTCCATGGCCTATGGCGATCAGCCCGCCCTGACCTCAGAGCTCGTGGACTGGGCTCGGGCCACCGGGTTCGAGGTAGTGGCTGCCGGCAAGGGCACCAAGTACCTGCCCGCCTACCATCAGGTCACCCCGGATGACGTGTGGTCGCATTACGGGCTGACGGCGGCTGAGGCGGCGGCCGCCGGCATGAACCCGCAGATGTTCAATAGTTTCCTGGACGGCACGAAGTCGGCAATCGAGATGGCGGCCATCGCCAATGCCTGTGAACTGGCCGTCCCCGCGGATGGGCTCGCTTTCCCGCCCTGTGGTGTGGATGACCTCGCCCATGTGCTGCGCCCGCAGTCTGTCGGCGGCTGCCTGCCCCAAGCCGGCATGGTGGAAGTCGTCAGCAGCCTCGAGCGCGATGGCCGGCCCGTTTACCGGGATCTGCGCTGGGGTGTCTACGTGGTCCTGAAGGCCCCCAACGACTATGCCGCCGCCTGCTTTCGGCAGTACGGGCTGCCCACGGACAGCACGGGTCAGTACGCCGCCATGCACAAGCCGTTTCATCTGATTGGCCTGGAGCTGGGCATCAGCGTGCTCTCGGCCGCTCTACGAGGTGAGCCGACGGGCCAGACCCGCGGATGGATAGGTGACGTCGCCGCGGTGGCGAAGCGTCCGCTGCGGGCTGGGGAAACCCTCGATGGCGAGGGCGGTTATACCGTCTGGGGCAAACTGCTGAGCGCCGCGCAGAGTGCGAAGCAACAAGCCCTGCCCATTGGCCTGGCCCACGGCATCACGCTCACGCGGGATGTCCCCGCGGGTGCGGTGCTGACCAGTAACGACGTGGCGCTGGGCGATCAGCCGGCTGTAGCCATTCGCCAGGAAATGGTCAGCCGGTATCAGCCATCGCCTTGAGCGGGTCTACGGGGACTGCGTGGTAAACCAGCGCGGCAGGCGCAGCGACCAGAAAATGACGACCGCCCGCAGAGAAAAGGCAATCACGGTGCCGGCGAGGAGGCCTTCCGGCCCGTGCTCGGGCGAGAACTGCAGCGTCAGCAGCATGACGAGGCAGCCGATAACCACGGGCATGGCATACACCTCATCGCTCATCAGCAGGGTTTTCCGTCCGGCGAGCACATCCCGGATCAGCCCGCCGCCGATGGCGGTAATCACGCCCATCATCAACGGCCCGATCGGCCAGGCAAACCCCAGCTCATAGGCCTTATAGGCGCCGCCGATCCCAAACATCGCTGCGCCCAGGCCATCAATGTAGACCATCAGCGAGAACATCACGGGTCGGGCAAAGAACGACATGGCGACGAAGGTCAGAATGCTGGCCAGCACGGCAAAGCGGATATACGCCAGGTCGAGCGACCAGAAGATCGGAACATCCAGGATCAGATCCCGCACCGTCCCGCCGCCGACCGCGGCGATGACCCCCAGCATGATGGCCGAGAAGAAGTCGACGCGGCGCTCGGCCACCGCCAGGACGCCCGTGACGGCGAAGGCGATTGTCGCCGCCATCGCCAGAAGGACATTGGTGTCGTTGAGGTTCACTGGACGCGAGCGAACAATGAGGGGGTAGGTCGAGTGGGGTTGTTCACGGCGAGCCTCACGCTGCGGGAGAGCCGTATTGCGCTCCACTTACCTTGCCTAAGGTAGGCCATTTCCGTGTCTATGGCTGTCTTTAATTGCTCATCCACGACCGAAGTGCTCTATCGATCGAAATAAAACCGCCGCTGACATCCAAGCCAGCGGCGGTTTCTTAGCGACAACGCTGATCGGGCGGTTTTAGTACTCGAAGATGAGCCCAGCGACGGCGAGCGAGTCGTTATCGCCTGCATCGCCGAATCCATCAAAGTCGCCGTACTCGGCAAAGATGAGCAGGCCTTCGGCCACGTCATAGTTGGCACCCACCGCAACCTGAGAGCCGTCGTTGCCGTTATCGACGGAGACGTCCTGGACTGCGCCGTACAGTGATCCCATGCCATAGTCGAAATTCAGCGCCAGGGCGGTAGCATCGGTGTCGTTGCCGTCCTTGTTGCTCTGATTGGCATAGCGGGCTGAGGCTTCCAGTGTATCCGTCAGGCCGATGACTGCAGCGACGCCGTACACGCCATCCTCAGACTGGAAGTTGTTGTTGGTTTCGGCATCCACCGAACCACGGTCGTCATAGGCGGCCCGCAGAGAGAGGTTGCCCACATCGTATTGGGCTGCGGCGATCAGGCTGAGCTCGGTGCTGGTTTGATTGGTCGTCGTTGTCTCGTCCGCGATCCGTGTCTGCAGCCTGAAGGAGAAATCTCCCAACTCCGGGCTGTAGTAGGTGACCATGTTGTCCTCGGTCGTGCGGTCGACCTGCGCCAGTGTGGCGTTTTCGAACGGATCGACTGAATCAGAGATCAGGTCCTCGAACACGTTGTCGCTGTCGCCTACCTGAACTTCACCGAAATCCCCTGTGAATCCCAGCACGCTCATGTCGCGGGTCAGGTCGTCATCGTCATCGTCACTGTCGCCAAGCGTGTTGTAAGTGAACTCGGTGGCGATGTAACCAGTAATGCCATTACCAAGATCACGCGAGCCACCAAGGATGATTAGCGATCCGTCGTCGGTGAATTCTGTCTCGCTAGCCCCGCTGTTGTCCTCGGTGTCTCTGAAGTTCAGGACCACTTCACCACCCAATGTAAGAGTCGTGCGATCGTCAACCTCGAAGCTTGCAGCGTGGACGGATGAGAAGGTGCCCCCGAGCGCAAGCGCGGCGAGCAGCGCTGAAGATCTGTATAGCCCGTTCATGATTTTCTCCTGTTGATGAATGACGGTTGCCCATAAAGGCACGCTAATTTTATAGAACTGAGAATCATTCGCAACAAAAATCGACGCTGAGGTATCGCGCCGGGTGTTGGGCAGGACGAGGGGTATGGGGGGCTGTATTGACGGACTCTGGGGGTTAGCCGCGCCCGAGGTAGGGCATCTTCGTGGCCATGACGGTCATGAACTGCACATTCGCGTCGAGCGGCAGGTTGACGATGTAGCGCACGGCGTCGGCGACATGGCGGACATCCATCACCGGCTCGCGCATCACACTGCCATCCGGCTGCGGAATGCCGGCCTTCATCGGCTCGGTCATCGGGGTCTCGGCATTGCCGATGTCGATCTGGCTGCAGGCGATGTCATGGGCCCGGCCATCCAGCGTGATGGACTTGGTGAGCCCCGTGATCGCGTGCTTGGAGGTCGTGTACGCCACGGAATTCACCCGCGGGGCATGGGCGGAGATGGAACCGTTGTTGATGATGCGCCCGCCCTGCGGCTGCTGGTCGCGCATCAGTCGGAAGGCCCCGCGGGCCATCAGGAAGGCGCCATCCAGGTTCACGCCCAGCACCCGGCGCCAGTCATCCCAGTCCACGTCACCGATCGGCGTGGAGGCCATGAAGGCCCCGGCGTTATTAAACAGGGCGTCCAGTCGGCCGTATTCCGCGGCGATCTTTTTATAGAGGGCGTCGACCGCGGCGGGATCCCCCACATCGACCGACACCGGCAATGCCCGGTTCGGGTACGCGCCGGCGATCGCTTCCAGCGGCTCGAGGCGCCGCGCGGCGAGGACCACGCGATGCCCATCGGCCAGCATCGCCTCGGCCACGCCACGGCCGATGCCCTGACTCGCGCCGGTCACCAGAATGACCTTGTTTTCGGCTGTCATGAGTAAGCGCTCTCCTCGAAGTTCATGGCCCAGAAGTCCGTCTCAAGGCGGGTCGCCTCGCGGAATATCTGGGCGATCTGTGCAATGCGGGGCGCTGGGAGCCGCTCCATGCGCGCATTAATCCAGTCCCGCTCACTTTGCGCGGCCGCCTGGAACTCGTCACTCTCGTACATGCCGATCCAGGCGTCATAGGGGTTTGCGGCGCCGCGGACGGTGAATGACTGGGCGTTGATCCAGTCGGCGATCTCCGCATAGCCGATGACACAGGGAGCGAGGGCGACATGTAGATCCAGCAGATCGCCGCGCTGCCCGGTATCGAGCACGTAGCGCGTGTAGGCCGTGGTGGGGCGCGCCTCTGGCGTCTGTTCCAGGGCGGCCTCGCTAATCCCCCAGCCCGCGCAATACTCGACGTGCAGGCCAAGCTCCAGATCTAGAATCGCCTTCAGCCCCTCATGGGCCTGGCGCAGGTCGGCAAGCGTCCGGCTTTTATAGGCGGCTAGCGCGTAGGCACGGGCAAAGTGAATCAGGAAAAGGTAATCCTGCTGAAGGTAGTGCTGAAAGGCGGCCTTGGGGAGCGAGCCATCGGCCAATTCGCGAAGGAAGCGGTGCTGCGTATACGCCTGCCAGTCGTCATGGCAGCGGTTTTTGAGGAGGCAGAAGTTCGGGCTATCCATCGTTCGAGTATGACAAACGACGGCCAATCAGCCTATCAGTGAATGGTGGGCCCGCCAGGATTCGAACCTGGAACCAAAGGATTATGAGTCCTCTGCTCTAACCATTGAGCTACGGGCCCGATCAAAGACCTTATCTCCGCAGCCTGAACACTATAAGAGATCGTTGCGAAAACGGACATGGATTTAAGGCGAAAAAAAACCCCGCGAGGCGGGGTTTTTCTGGGGGAGGTCAGTTCTTTAGAACTGCCAGCGGCTACCGACGTATACGTTGTCGGCAGAGGTGCCGTCACTATTTTCGCCGTTGGTCATACCGACAAAGACATCCAGGCCGGCCCCCAGGAGAGTGCGAGCTTCGACGCCAGTGGAAGAATCATCATCGCCGTTTGCGCCGTCGTCACTGCCGTGCATCACGTATAGGGTGGTACTATCGGCAACCGGGATACCGGCTGCAATTGTGTACGGCATGTCTCCGTTGCTTGCCTGATCATCGTCGCGGTCCTCTACGCGCGCCGTCAGTGTAGCGACGTCAAGGTCTACCGTTCCAGCAACCGTCAGGCGCTCCGTCCGAACGGTATCGGTATCCGAGTCGCTATAGACCGCTGCGAGGGTACCAACACCGATGTCTGCGCTGATCGCGAATTGAGTATCTTCAACGCCAGCACCATTCCGAGTATTGACGTAACCACCAACGGTGACCGGGGATCCCCCAAGGTCGCTCGTTACAGTGAGGCTGTCCACGGTGTTGAAATCCGCTCCACCAATGCCGTCGAAATTACGAGGCTGAAGCGCAAAGACCTGGGAATCGGCAAACTGATAGTGCAGGTCGTCGGTCCGACCGGCAGTAATGTCAGCGCCAGGGAAGCTGAAAGTAACGAAGCCGTACTCGACATACGGATCGCCAGCCGCCCCACCATTTCCGCCATAGTTTGAAAGCCGTGAATAGTAGCTAGCATCAATGCCGCCAAGCAGATCGGTGGCAGAGCCAGAGGCAGCGATGTGCCAGTTGTTCATGTTCAGACTGTCGTCTGTGTTCTCGTCTGCATCTTCGAAAATCGTCTGGATGCGTCCGGACAGGTTCGGCCCATCGACGTGCTCATCAGCGATTGCAGCGGTGCTGCCGATCATTGCGGCTGCGGTGAACAGCGCGATATTCATTTTCTTCATTTCTGACCCCTTTATTGTCAGTCAAAACAACATGTTGTCTTCACTCGGGTTGGGCTGCGTTGCAGCGCCGAGACCCGGTTGAACATCGGCAGAGCTGGTTTTGTGGCGTAAAGCCAACACCTGTCTCTTTCCCGATACACGGAAGGTATACCGGGTTGTAACCGCGTTGCAACCTTTTTCAACAAAAAAGTTCACATGACGTTTGTGCGCCAAGTTGCTGATTAATAGTGGCACGTTGAATTTGGGGCAGGGAAAGACATACAGACCAGCCTCAAGGCTGTTGTTGTCTGAGCACAACGCTACGCCCCGGCGGCGTCGCTTCCGCGGGGCGTTTCGCGTCTTACTGCTCGTCGAGGAAGCTGCGTAGGCTGTCGGAGCGGGTGGGGTGGCGAAGTTTGCGCAGGGCCTTGGCCTCGATCTGGCGGATGCGCTCACGGGTCACGTCGAACTGCTTGCCGACCTCCTCGAGGGTGTGGTCGGTGTTCATATCGATGCCAAAGCGCATCCGCAGGACCTTCGCCTCGCGGGGCGTGAGGCCGGAGAGCACTTCCCGTACGGACTCGCGCAGGCCTTCACGGGTGGCGGAGTCCACGGGCGACATGACCGAGGTGTCCTCAATGAAGTCACCAAGGTGTGAGTCTTCATCATCGCCGATGGGCGTTTCCATGGAGATCGGCTCTTTGGCGATTTTGAGTACCTTGCGGACTTTGTCCTCGGGCATCTCCATGCGCTCGGCCAGCTCTTCGGGATGCGGCTCGCGGCCCATCTCCTGGAGCATCTGCCGGGAGACGCGGTTCAGTTTGTTGATCGTCTCGATCATGTGCACCGGGATCCGAATGGTCCGGGCCTGATCGGCGATCGAGCGGGTGATGGCCTGACGGATCCACCACGTCGCGTAGGTCGAGAACTTGTAACCGCGGCGGTATTCGAACTTGTCGACGGCCTTCATCAGCCCGATGTTGCCCTCCTGGATCAGGTCCAGGAACTGCAGGCCACGGTTGGTGTACTTCTTGGCAATGGAGATGACCAGGCGCAGGTTGGCCTCGACCATTTCCTTTTTGGCCCGGCGGGCCTTGGCCTCGCCAATGGACATGCGCCGGTTGATCTCCTTGATCTCCGCCGGCGGCAGGCCGGTGAGCTCGCGGATCTGGGTGAGCTCGGACTGCTCATCGAGCAGCGCCTGGCGGTGTTCCGAGAGTTTGGCGCTGTAGGGCTTTTTCGCCTTGATGACGGTGTCGATCCAGGCCGGATCGGTCTCATGCCCGGGGAAGCTCGCGATGAAATCCTTGCGCGGCATGCCCGCCTGCTTGGTGGCAACGCGCATGACCTCGCGCTCAGCGGCTCGGACACCCTCAACAGCCTTGCGCAGGTTGTTCGCCAGGCCTTCGATAACCTTCGGCACAAATTTAAAGGCAAGGAACAGGCCGGTCATTTCCTCGCGGAGATCACCGAGGCGCGGGCTGTCAGGCCCTTCTTTGTCCAGGATCTCCAGCATCTCGTTGTGTAGCACTTCGATGCGATCAAAGATCTGCGCCGCACGCTCGGGATCAGGGCCGGTGTCGGCAACAGCCGGCGCTTCAGTGTCATTTTCTGCGGCCTCTTCGGCAGCCGCCTCCGCCTCGCGCGCCGCTTCTGCTGCGGCGGCCTGGTGCGTGGCGACGATCTCGGGGACGTTGTCGACCAACTCCGTGATATCCCGGAAACCCGCAACGACATCGCCCAGACGCAACTCGCCGTTCTGGATGCCGTGGTGAAGGGCCACCATCGTCTTGGACGACTCGGGGTAGCCGGACAGTGCGCGCAGCACCTGATCAAGCCCGTCCTCGATGCGCTTGGCGAGCTCGATCTCGCCCTCACGGGTGAGGAGCTCAACCGTGCCCATCTCG contains:
- the arsB gene encoding ACR3 family arsenite efflux transporter, producing the protein MSAQCDVTARRATGEVMGRFERYLSVWVALAIVAGIALGKFFPSAFEWLSGLEIANVNLVVAVLIWAMVYPMMINVDFSSLRHAGDRPKGLTITLVINWLIKPFTMAGLALLFFEGFFAGLVPPDDAKAYIAGMILLGAAPCTAMVFVWSQLTEGDATYTLVQVAINDLIMIFAFAPLVALLLGVAEVIVPWQTLLLSVGLYVVVPLIVGALTRQHLFGKGGQTAVDEFTGRIKPITVIGLVVTVLLLFAFQGERILNQPLVIVLIAIPLIIQSVGIFGLAYLWARGWSVPISIGAPAALIGTSNFFELAVAVAISLFGLNSGAALATVVGVLVEVPVMLALVKLVNTSRGWYERATAVLQKSGT
- a CDS encoding ArsR/SmtB family transcription factor, with the translated sequence MEAHHTDAAQALSATELFRLLGDETRLRAVVLLNRRGELCVCELTETLGVSQPKMSRHLATLRDSGLVETRRSGQWIHYQLRHDRPDWLRTTVDAICQSLADKPPYTDDERRVTRAIAKNRSECQ
- a CDS encoding arsenate reductase ArsC, which codes for MSHYNVLFLCTGNSARSILAEALINHTGRGQFTGYSAGSFPAGQVNPLAIKLLEQMRLPTEGLHSKNWDVFSGPDAPKMDFVFTVCDQAAAEPCPIWPGQPMTAHWGMPDPAAVEGSDEVRERAFRDAFIALRSRIGLFTNLPIASLDRLKLQDKLESIGKTQPEEE
- a CDS encoding Lrp/AsnC family transcriptional regulator; translated protein: MSKQHLDRTDLRILEALQDNARLTNVELAERVNLTPSPCLARVRALEASGIIDRYTAEIAPEKLGLNVNVFIHVSLDRQVRNALENFEGAARALPEVMECYLMTGQSDYLLRVLVADAQALERLIVDQLAKIEGVANIQSSLALKVVKSHSRLPVVRTT
- the aceE gene encoding pyruvate dehydrogenase (acetyl-transferring), homodimeric type; translation: MTTEHILSDADPDETHDWLAALNSALATGGAARSQFLIRQLVDAARAAGVELDLPLSTPYRNTIRPEDEPTFPGDVTLEGRLSAIIRWNALAMVVRANRADASLGGHIASYASAADLFEVGFNHFFRAQVDDGPGDLVFLQPHSAPGVYARAYLEGRLDESQIAHYRREVDGQGLSSYPHPWLMPDFWQFPTGSMGLGPLQAVYQARFMRYLEARGMIAPSNRRVWGIFGDGEMDEPESIGALGLAAREGLDNLVFVINCNLQRLDGPVRGNGQIIQELEGLYRGAGWNVIKVLWGSDWDDLFARDTEGVLAEYLQKTLDGDFQTLAATDGQFNREHFFSRDPRLQALVAHLTDEQIDRLRRGGHDIVKISAAYQQAMQANGRPTVILAKTKKGYGMGHWGQGTMTSHQQKKLDEEALLAFRDRFQLPLDDEAVTDLSFYRPPADSPEMQYLHQHREALGGYLPRRQQTADVIPVPALDRYAGFAMEETSRPISTTMAWARMLSGLLRDKTLGPRIVPIVADEARTFGIANLFRQIGIYSPQGQRYQPQDADSMLVYREHEQGQLLEEGISEAGALASWVAAGTAYSTHGTAMLPMYIYYSMFGFQRVGDLMWAAAEQRSRGFLLGATAGRTTLNGEGLQHQDGSSHVLMATIPNCRCWDPAFAFELAAIMDQGMREMLEDQQDVFYYITVMNEAYTQPAWPDHVSQADILSGLYCYRPTSNLDRAPDVRLVGSGAILNEVIAAADQLAAEGVTAEVWSATSYSELERTGAAHVSACLDGDAPVIMASDYVKAWPARIAPFIHAPVTLLGTDDFGRSDQREALRRYFGVDRDTIAQSAIEALKTSSA
- a CDS encoding NAD(P)H-dependent oxidoreductase, which produces MNLNRLLRERLDAGRPVRAGLIGAGKFGSMFLSQVPTTLGLEVSAIADLDPDRARAACRAVHWSESQIDAVAFVADGAELCARDDVDVVIEATGHPAAGIRHALAAIEAGRHIVMVNVEADVLAGPLLAERARAQGVVYSMAYGDQPALTSELVDWARATGFEVVAAGKGTKYLPAYHQVTPDDVWSHYGLTAAEAAAAGMNPQMFNSFLDGTKSAIEMAAIANACELAVPADGLAFPPCGVDDLAHVLRPQSVGGCLPQAGMVEVVSSLERDGRPVYRDLRWGVYVVLKAPNDYAAACFRQYGLPTDSTGQYAAMHKPFHLIGLELGISVLSAALRGEPTGQTRGWIGDVAAVAKRPLRAGETLDGEGGYTVWGKLLSAAQSAKQQALPIGLAHGITLTRDVPAGAVLTSNDVALGDQPAVAIRQEMVSRYQPSP
- a CDS encoding trimeric intracellular cation channel family protein; protein product: MERNTALPQREARREQPHSTYPLIVRSRPVNLNDTNVLLAMAATIAFAVTGVLAVAERRVDFFSAIMLGVIAAVGGGTVRDLILDVPIFWSLDLAYIRFAVLASILTFVAMSFFARPVMFSLMVYIDGLGAAMFGIGGAYKAYELGFAWPIGPLMMGVITAIGGGLIRDVLAGRKTLLMSDEVYAMPVVIGCLVMLLTLQFSPEHGPEGLLAGTVIAFSLRAVVIFWSLRLPRWFTTQSP
- a CDS encoding porin, whose protein sequence is MNGLYRSSALLAALALGGTFSSVHAASFEVDDRTTLTLGGEVVLNFRDTEDNSGASETEFTDDGSLIILGGSRDLGNGITGYIATEFTYNTLGDSDDDDDDLTRDMSVLGFTGDFGEVQVGDSDNVFEDLISDSVDPFENATLAQVDRTTEDNMVTYYSPELGDFSFRLQTRIADETTTTNQTSTELSLIAAAQYDVGNLSLRAAYDDRGSVDAETNNNFQSEDGVYGVAAVIGLTDTLEASARYANQSNKDGNDTDATALALNFDYGMGSLYGAVQDVSVDNGNDGSQVAVGANYDVAEGLLIFAEYGDFDGFGDAGDNDSLAVAGLIFEY